From BD1-7 clade bacterium, a single genomic window includes:
- the apbC gene encoding Iron-sulfur cluster carrier protein produces MSVSTGAVLNVLKTYEDPYFTTQDLVARGAIKHLDIDVNTVKFTVELGYPAATIENQIKADLKALVEGIEGIDHCEITLDWAIVANRTQRDMPSMYRVKNIVAVASGKGGVGKSTTSVNLAIALAQEGARVGLLDADIYGPSQPMMLGIPEETRPEFVDEKHFKPIFEHGIQTMSMGYMVTDKTPMVWRGPMVSGALQQLLTQCMWNDLDYLIVDMPPGTGDIQLTLAQKVPVTGALIVTTPQDIALLDAKKGIEMFRKVDIPVLGMVENMATHICTNCGHEEHIFGEGGGARIAEEYNADLLGSLPLALEIREGTDKGKPTMVQDPDGKIAAIYRDVARRVAGKLAERGQNDSNSPVQMIVTDA; encoded by the coding sequence ATGAGTGTAAGCACAGGCGCAGTTCTGAATGTTCTCAAAACATACGAAGATCCGTATTTCACCACCCAGGATCTGGTTGCCCGTGGTGCTATTAAGCACCTGGATATCGATGTAAATACGGTTAAATTTACGGTTGAACTTGGGTACCCGGCAGCGACTATCGAAAATCAGATTAAAGCAGATCTGAAAGCGTTGGTTGAAGGCATCGAGGGTATTGATCATTGTGAAATCACCCTGGATTGGGCAATTGTCGCTAATCGTACACAGCGCGATATGCCGAGCATGTATCGTGTGAAAAACATTGTCGCTGTGGCGTCAGGTAAGGGCGGTGTAGGTAAATCAACAACGTCTGTTAACCTTGCTATTGCGTTGGCACAAGAAGGCGCTCGTGTTGGCCTGCTTGATGCAGATATTTATGGCCCAAGCCAACCCATGATGTTGGGTATTCCGGAAGAAACCCGCCCGGAATTTGTTGATGAAAAACACTTTAAACCGATTTTTGAGCACGGTATTCAGACAATGTCGATGGGTTACATGGTCACCGATAAAACGCCGATGGTATGGCGTGGACCGATGGTGAGCGGTGCATTGCAACAATTACTGACGCAATGCATGTGGAATGATCTTGATTACTTGATAGTCGACATGCCGCCAGGTACGGGTGATATTCAGTTGACCCTAGCTCAGAAAGTACCAGTAACAGGTGCGTTGATTGTTACTACACCGCAGGATATAGCCTTGCTGGATGCGAAGAAAGGTATCGAAATGTTCCGTAAGGTAGACATCCCGGTATTGGGAATGGTTGAGAATATGGCGACGCACATTTGCACGAACTGCGGTCACGAAGAGCATATCTTTGGTGAAGGTGGTGGTGCCCGTATTGCCGAAGAATACAACGCGGATTTGCTTGGGTCCTTGCCATTGGCATTGGAGATTCGAGAAGGTACCGATAAAGGCAAGCCGACTATGGTGCAAGACCCGGATGGCAAAATTGCGGCTATCTATCGTGACGTAGCACGCCGTGTTGCAGGTAAACTGGCAGAACGTGGTCAGAACGATTCGAATTCTCCGGTTCAGATGATTGTCACCGACGCTTAA
- the metG gene encoding Methionine--tRNA ligase — translation MSKRLCGYLPSTHFTQNPSGSAIFAEPVANQEMKFTHKVDIVARSQRSRQNLNNQRISRPAAADAFGIFQHMSKPRNILVTSALPYANGSIHLGHILETIQTDIWVRFQKQRGNTCHYVCADDAHGTAIMLTAEKLNLTPEQQIANIKAEHEQDFDGFLINFDNFHSTHSEENRHFSEDIYRKLRDNGHIARRDINQLYDPEKGMFLADRFIKGCCPKCKAPDQYGDNCEVCSNTYSPSDLIDPYSTISGAKPVEKASEHYFFKLPEFTEFLKTWTRDGHLQDSVANKLAEWLDSGLQEWDISRDAPYFGFEIPDAPGKYFYVWLDAPIGYMASFENLCERTDLNFDDYWKSGSDTELYHFIGKDIINFHALFWPAMLSSADYRTPTAVFAHGFLTVNGEKMSKSRGTFINASAYLKHLNPEYLRYYFACKLTSQVDDLDLNLEDFVSRVNTDLVNKLVNIASRCAKFISKGNDGKLSDRIDDEALWAEVAGAADEIANFYENRDFSKAMRRIMSLADNANRYIDEKAPWALAKEPGNEQAVIDVCSMGINLFRALIMYLKPVLPDIAAKSGAFLNDELIWGDQIEPMLGHTINKFKPLMKRVEMAQLDAMMATNQKALIAAGFVPADAAADTKKPAKAEKKPRKDKNAIADEIEFDDFAKVDLRVALIAKAEHVEGADKLLRLELDLGEYGTRQVFSGIKSAYSPEDLTGKLTVLVANLKPRKMKFGMSEGMVLAAGPGGKEIWLLEPHDGAQPGMRIM, via the coding sequence ATGAGCAAACGGCTATGCGGTTACTTGCCGAGCACGCATTTTACTCAAAACCCCAGCGGTTCGGCAATTTTTGCTGAACCAGTAGCGAATCAGGAGATGAAGTTTACACACAAAGTCGATATAGTAGCGCGCTCTCAAAGATCTAGACAAAATTTGAACAATCAGCGCATCAGCCGTCCGGCTGCTGCAGATGCATTCGGGATTTTTCAACACATGAGCAAGCCGCGTAATATTCTTGTTACCAGCGCCCTACCCTATGCCAATGGCTCAATTCACCTTGGCCACATTCTGGAAACCATCCAGACCGACATTTGGGTTCGCTTTCAAAAACAACGTGGCAATACCTGCCACTATGTTTGCGCTGACGACGCTCATGGCACTGCCATTATGCTCACCGCTGAAAAGCTGAACCTGACACCCGAGCAACAAATCGCCAACATCAAAGCAGAACACGAGCAGGATTTCGATGGGTTTCTGATTAACTTCGATAACTTTCATTCGACCCACTCGGAAGAAAACCGTCATTTTTCAGAGGACATCTACCGCAAACTGCGCGACAACGGCCACATTGCACGTCGTGACATCAATCAACTGTACGATCCTGAAAAAGGCATGTTCCTAGCTGACCGCTTCATCAAAGGCTGCTGCCCCAAGTGTAAAGCACCGGATCAATACGGCGATAACTGTGAAGTTTGCTCAAACACCTATTCGCCGTCTGACTTAATAGATCCTTATTCAACCATCTCCGGCGCCAAGCCTGTTGAAAAAGCGTCCGAGCACTATTTTTTCAAGCTGCCTGAGTTTACTGAGTTCCTGAAAACCTGGACTCGTGATGGCCACCTGCAAGACTCCGTCGCTAACAAACTCGCAGAATGGCTGGATTCTGGCCTTCAGGAATGGGATATCAGTCGTGATGCACCGTACTTCGGATTTGAAATTCCGGATGCGCCCGGTAAATATTTCTACGTTTGGCTCGATGCGCCGATTGGCTATATGGCCAGCTTCGAAAATTTGTGTGAACGCACAGATCTGAATTTTGACGATTATTGGAAATCCGGATCAGATACCGAGCTCTATCATTTTATCGGTAAAGACATCATTAATTTCCATGCGTTGTTCTGGCCTGCGATGCTGAGCTCTGCTGACTATCGCACCCCTACAGCCGTTTTTGCGCATGGATTTTTAACCGTCAACGGTGAAAAGATGTCGAAATCGCGTGGCACATTTATCAATGCCTCTGCCTACCTGAAACATCTGAACCCGGAATATTTGCGTTACTACTTCGCCTGCAAATTAACCAGTCAGGTTGATGATCTGGATTTGAACCTTGAAGACTTCGTGAGCCGGGTTAACACCGATCTAGTCAACAAGCTTGTGAATATTGCCAGCCGCTGTGCCAAGTTCATCAGCAAAGGCAACGACGGTAAATTGTCTGACCGTATCGACGATGAAGCCTTATGGGCAGAAGTTGCCGGTGCAGCTGATGAGATCGCAAACTTTTACGAGAATCGTGACTTCAGTAAAGCCATGCGTCGTATCATGTCACTGGCTGACAATGCCAACCGATACATTGACGAGAAAGCCCCTTGGGCACTCGCCAAAGAACCTGGCAATGAACAAGCCGTTATCGATGTTTGCTCGATGGGCATCAACCTGTTCCGTGCATTGATTATGTACCTCAAACCGGTATTACCGGACATTGCAGCAAAATCAGGCGCGTTCCTGAATGATGAGCTCATCTGGGGCGATCAAATCGAACCCATGCTTGGCCATACCATCAATAAATTCAAGCCGCTCATGAAGCGTGTTGAAATGGCGCAATTAGATGCCATGATGGCGACTAACCAGAAAGCGCTAATCGCCGCAGGCTTTGTGCCAGCTGACGCTGCAGCGGATACAAAGAAACCGGCTAAAGCCGAAAAGAAACCGAGAAAAGACAAAAACGCCATTGCCGACGAAATCGAATTTGATGATTTCGCCAAAGTTGATTTGCGTGTTGCCCTGATTGCCAAAGCAGAGCACGTTGAAGGCGCCGATAAACTGTTACGACTCGAGCTGGATCTCGGCGAATACGGCACACGCCAAGTATTCTCTGGCATCAAGTCTGCCTATAGCCCGGAAGATCTAACCGGCAAGCTGACGGTGCTGGTTGCCAACCTAAAACCCCGTAAAATGAAATTCGGCATGTCGGAAGGCATGGTTTTGGCAGCAGGGCCTGGCGGCAAGGAAATATGGTTATTGGAGCCTCATGACGGCGCGCAACCCGGCATGCGGATCATGTAA
- the rsxA gene encoding Electron transport complex subunit RsxA, with protein sequence MLQELAFLFISAVLVNNFVLVQFLGLCPFMGVSGKLETAIGMSAATTFVLTIASVCSYLTNTFILAPLGLEYLQTISFILVIAVVVQFTEMVVHKTSPLLHRVLGVFLPLITTNCAVLGVALLNVNKEHNFIESLVFGFGAAAGFSLVLVLFAAMRERLAVADVPKPFKGAAISMITAGLMSLAFMGFSGLVQL encoded by the coding sequence ATGTTGCAGGAATTAGCATTCCTGTTTATCAGTGCAGTACTGGTAAACAACTTTGTGTTAGTACAGTTTCTCGGGCTATGTCCGTTTATGGGTGTTTCCGGAAAATTGGAAACCGCCATTGGCATGTCTGCAGCAACGACTTTCGTACTGACGATAGCTTCTGTCTGCTCCTATTTAACCAATACCTTTATTCTCGCGCCACTAGGCCTTGAGTACTTGCAGACGATCTCATTTATTCTCGTGATCGCGGTAGTTGTGCAGTTTACCGAGATGGTGGTACATAAAACTAGCCCGTTACTGCACCGGGTATTAGGTGTGTTTCTGCCACTGATTACTACCAACTGTGCGGTACTTGGTGTGGCGCTGCTGAACGTTAATAAAGAACACAACTTTATCGAATCACTCGTGTTCGGTTTCGGTGCTGCGGCAGGTTTCTCTCTGGTACTGGTTCTGTTTGCTGCGATGCGTGAGCGTCTGGCAGTCGCCGATGTGCCAAAACCGTTTAAGGGTGCTGCTATCAGCATGATTACGGCTGGCCTTATGTCTCTGGCATTCATGGGCTTTTCCGGCCTGGTTCAACTGTAA
- the rsxB gene encoding Electron transport complex subunit RsxB, producing MLAFFVDHPLIAALIALGSLSVVFGGILGFASVKFKXEGNPIVDQINNLLPQTQCGQCGYPGCKPYAEAIAGGEEINRCPPGGEATIQTLADLLDVEATPLDAEEKVPSYAYIREDECIGCTKCIQACPVDAILGAAKQMHTVIRSECTGCDLCVEPCPVDCIELRPIPQTMQTWSWELPNTPAQDQVIATDARGEVA from the coding sequence ATGTTAGCATTCTTTGTAGACCACCCACTGATTGCCGCGCTGATCGCGTTAGGCAGTCTGTCCGTCGTATTTGGTGGAATCCTCGGCTTTGCCTCGGTGAAATTTAAGGNCGAAGGCAATCCTATCGTTGACCAGATCAACAACCTGTTACCTCAAACACAGTGTGGCCAATGTGGCTACCCCGGCTGCAAACCTTACGCTGAAGCCATTGCCGGTGGTGAAGAGATCAACCGTTGCCCACCTGGCGGCGAAGCAACTATTCAAACGTTGGCTGATTTGCTCGACGTCGAAGCCACACCGCTCGATGCCGAAGAAAAAGTGCCGTCTTATGCGTACATTCGTGAAGATGAATGCATCGGCTGCACAAAGTGCATTCAGGCCTGCCCAGTTGATGCCATTTTGGGTGCTGCTAAACAAATGCACACGGTTATCCGCAGCGAATGCACCGGTTGCGACTTGTGTGTTGAGCCTTGCCCTGTCGATTGCATCGAATTGCGCCCTATTCCTCAGACGATGCAGACCTGGAGTTGGGAATTACCGAATACGCCTGCTCAGGATCAAGTGATCGCCACAGATGCACGAGGAGAAGTCGCATGA
- the rsxC_2 gene encoding Electron transport complex subunit RsxC, translated as MSAAQQRRTWDIHGGVHPAENKHQSVQTPIKTASIPDTLVFPLSQHIGAPAKPIVSVGDQVLKGQMIAEAGGFVSVPVHASTSGEVIAIENANIIHSSGMAAPAIIIKPDGKETWTDHQGVDDYSQLDKAALVNIVRNAGIAGMGGAGFPSAVKLNTRPDQEIKTLIINGTECEPYITADDILMRERAEQIIEGAKILQHIVQPEEVLIGVEDNKPEGIAALKKAAQGTDVEIVVFPTKYPSGGEKQLIQILTGKEVPAGGLPADIGIVCQNIGTTVAIYKAVTLGEPLISRITTVTGEAVDQQQNYEVLLGTPVKFLLRESGFHPEKAARLIAGGPMMGFAIESDDVPIVKATNCILVPTEQEIPSPPPAQACIRCGMCAEACPASLLPQQLFWFAQSKNHDGLKDHHLMDCIECGACSFVCPSNIPLVQYYRASKADIRQTEADARKAEYSKERFEARQDRLAKIEEEKERKRIERQQKAAKAAEAKEKQAKDSKANADKDAVQAAIERTNAAKAAPAAAAPATDDPVAAAIARAKAKASGEATDPAADAQAKIQGLEKRLEKAKAKLQTAKDTNDENLPAFESSVEKLEAKIAEAKANAPATSTPATGIPADDPVAAAIARAKAKAAGQDVATDPIEEAKSKIAALEKRLSKAEAKAVAAKESGDENLAAFESSVEKLQAKLADAKAALPAQEPAEETAKEPAAVDAPASDDPVAAAIARAQAKRNGGDTDVDPKAKLENDIASLEKRLKASQEKLAMAEAEGADTVDAFNSSIQKLQSKLDAAQSELAALTGAEAPAAAPTTAPEPAQEETPSTVDDPVQAAIERAKAKRANADNVDPADKLKQDIVSLEKRIKNTSEKLATAEAEGADTADVLNSSLSKLQDKLEKAQQELETL; from the coding sequence ATGAGTGCAGCACAACAGCGCAGAACCTGGGATATTCACGGCGGCGTACACCCAGCTGAAAACAAACATCAATCAGTTCAGACGCCGATCAAAACAGCGTCGATTCCTGACACGTTGGTTTTTCCGCTATCACAACATATTGGTGCTCCAGCAAAACCGATCGTTAGTGTTGGCGACCAAGTGCTCAAAGGCCAAATGATTGCCGAAGCCGGNGGTTTTGTGAGTGTACCGGTGCATGCATCGACTTCAGGCGAAGTTATCGCGATCGAGAACGCCAATATTATTCATTCTTCCGGTATGGCGGCACCCGCCATTATCATCAAACCGGATGGCAAAGAGACCTGGACAGACCATCAAGGCGTTGATGACTACAGCCAGCTTGATAAAGCGGCCTTGGTTAATATCGTTCGCAATGCAGGCATAGCTGGTATGGGCGGTGCGGGTTTCCCTTCGGCGGTGAAGCTGAATACGCGTCCGGATCAAGAAATCAAAACACTGATTATCAACGGTACGGAATGTGAGCCCTACATTACGGCTGATGATATTCTGATGCGTGAGCGAGCCGAACAGATTATTGAAGGTGCAAAAATTCTGCAGCACATCGTGCAGCCCGAAGAAGTACTGATCGGAGTAGAAGACAATAAACCCGAAGGTATTGCAGCGCTCAAAAAAGCAGCACAAGGCACAGACGTTGAAATTGTTGTCTTCCCAACCAAATACCCAAGCGGCGGCGAGAAGCAGCTGATTCAGATCTTAACGGGTAAAGAAGTGCCTGCCGGCGGCTTGCCTGCAGATATCGGTATTGTCTGCCAAAACATTGGTACTACCGTTGCTATCTACAAAGCTGTGACACTGGGTGAACCTTTGATTTCTCGGATCACAACCGTCACCGGTGAAGCCGTTGATCAACAACAGAACTATGAAGTATTGCTGGGTACCCCGGTCAAATTTCTGCTTAGAGAAAGCGGCTTTCACCCTGAAAAAGCAGCACGTTTGATTGCAGGTGGCCCAATGATGGGATTTGCTATTGAATCTGATGATGTGCCTATCGTGAAGGCAACCAACTGTATTCTGGTGCCTACCGAACAAGAAATACCATCACCCCCACCGGCCCAAGCCTGCATTCGCTGCGGCATGTGTGCCGAAGCCTGCCCGGCTAGCTTACTACCACAGCAGCTGTTCTGGTTTGCACAATCAAAAAACCACGATGGGCTCAAAGACCACCACCTGATGGATTGTATCGAATGTGGCGCGTGCTCTTTTGTTTGCCCGTCGAATATTCCGTTGGTGCAGTATTATCGCGCATCCAAAGCGGATATTCGTCAAACCGAAGCGGATGCCCGCAAAGCCGAGTACTCCAAAGAGCGTTTCGAAGCTCGACAAGATCGCCTCGCCAAAATCGAGGAAGAAAAAGAACGTAAGCGTATTGAACGCCAGCAAAAAGCCGCCAAAGCAGCAGAAGCCAAAGAAAAACAGGCTAAAGATTCGAAAGCAAACGCCGACAAAGATGCGGTTCAAGCAGCTATCGAACGCACCAACGCTGCCAAAGCAGCGCCAGCTGCAGCGGCTCCCGCTACTGACGACCCGGTTGCTGCTGCCATTGCACGCGCCAAAGCCAAGGCCTCTGGCGAAGCAACCGATCCGGCAGCAGATGCTCAAGCCAAAATACAAGGGCTTGAAAAACGTCTTGAGAAAGCCAAAGCGAAACTGCAAACGGCCAAAGACACCAACGATGAAAACTTGCCAGCATTTGAGTCATCGGTTGAAAAGCTTGAAGCCAAAATCGCTGAAGCCAAAGCAAATGCTCCAGCGACAAGTACTCCAGCTACAGGCATTCCTGCAGATGACCCAGTCGCTGCCGCAATAGCTCGCGCCAAGGCCAAAGCGGCCGGCCAAGACGTTGCAACAGACCCCATTGAAGAAGCGAAATCTAAGATTGCTGCGCTGGAAAAACGTCTATCTAAAGCTGAAGCTAAAGCGGTTGCAGCTAAAGAATCTGGTGACGAAAATCTCGCTGCTTTTGAGTCATCCGTAGAAAAGTTACAAGCCAAGCTGGCCGATGCCAAAGCCGCTCTTCCAGCACAAGAGCCGGCTGAAGAAACCGCCAAAGAGCCAGCAGCAGTTGATGCGCCAGCATCTGACGACCCGGTTGCTGCCGCCATCGCTCGTGCACAGGCAAAGCGCAACGGTGGTGATACCGATGTAGATCCAAAAGCTAAGCTTGAAAACGATATTGCGAGTCTGGAAAAACGCCTGAAGGCCAGCCAAGAGAAACTGGCTATGGCTGAGGCAGAAGGCGCTGACACAGTCGATGCCTTTAATTCCTCGATTCAGAAGTTGCAGAGCAAACTCGATGCAGCTCAGAGTGAACTCGCTGCGCTAACAGGCGCTGAAGCACCTGCGGCTGCCCCAACTACAGCACCGGAGCCTGCTCAAGAAGAGACTCCCTCGACCGTTGATGACCCAGTGCAGGCAGCTATCGAACGCGCCAAAGCGAAGCGAGCCAACGCTGACAATGTTGATCCGGCCGACAAGCTGAAACAGGATATCGTGTCTCTCGAGAAGCGTATAAAAAATACCTCAGAGAAACTCGCAACTGCTGAAGCAGAAGGCGCTGACACGGCTGACGTCCTGAATAGTTCGCTATCCAAATTGCAAGATAAGCTCGAAAAAGCCCAACAGGAACTTGAAACCCTGTAA
- the rsxD gene encoding Electron transport complex subunit RsxD yields MALLKITSPHAHGPTSTTWVMQQVILATIPGVVALTYFFGFGTLTNIVWASIIAVISEAAMLKLRKRPIAFYLKDYSAVVTAVLLAIALPPYAPWWVVMLGVVFAIVIAKHLYGGMGYNPFNPAMVAYVVLLISLPVQMTQWAAPLGSDGFEYIGPITAFLNNFGFVPVIDAHTMATPLDVMKQNSSLMIEQLWADNSQFGLLAGKGWEMANIGFLLGGVYLLTRKVFTWHTPISMIAMLGLMAAVFYDGGSSASGGSPFFHLFSGATMLGAFFIATDPVTSAVSVRGRIVYGACIGALVYIIRVWGNYPDAIAFSILLMNFAAPFIDHYTQPTTYGYGKQK; encoded by the coding sequence ATGGCACTGTTAAAAATCACATCGCCGCATGCCCACGGGCCAACCAGCACCACCTGGGTGATGCAGCAGGTTATCTTAGCGACCATTCCGGGCGTTGTGGCACTGACCTACTTCTTTGGCTTCGGTACGCTGACCAATATTGTTTGGGCATCGATCATCGCCGTCATTTCAGAAGCAGCAATGCTGAAGCTACGCAAACGCCCTATTGCCTTTTATCTGAAGGATTATAGTGCTGTTGTTACCGCCGTATTGCTGGCAATCGCATTGCCCCCCTACGCTCCGTGGTGGGTCGTTATGCTTGGTGTTGTTTTCGCGATTGTGATTGCTAAACACCTTTATGGCGGCATGGGATATAACCCGTTCAACCCCGCCATGGTTGCCTACGTTGTATTATTGATCAGCTTACCGGTACAAATGACCCAGTGGGCTGCACCTCTCGGATCTGATGGATTTGAATACATCGGCCCTATTACTGCCTTTTTGAATAATTTTGGGTTTGTACCCGTCATCGACGCTCACACCATGGCCACACCATTGGACGTCATGAAACAGAATTCCAGCTTGATGATCGAACAGCTCTGGGCAGATAACAGCCAATTCGGCTTGCTGGCCGGCAAAGGTTGGGAAATGGCCAATATCGGCTTCCTGCTAGGCGGCGTTTACCTGCTGACCCGCAAGGTATTCACTTGGCACACTCCGATTAGCATGATTGCCATGCTCGGTTTGATGGCCGCTGTTTTTTACGACGGCGGTAGCTCAGCTTCAGGCGGCTCACCGTTCTTCCACCTGTTTAGCGGCGCGACTATGCTTGGCGCATTCTTTATCGCAACCGATCCGGTTACATCCGCCGTTAGTGTTCGTGGACGTATTGTCTACGGTGCCTGTATCGGCGCATTAGTTTATATCATTCGTGTCTGGGGTAACTATCCTGATGCGATTGCGTTTTCCATTCTACTGATGAACTTCGCAGCCCCCTTCATTGATCATTACACTCAACCAACGACTTACGGTTACGGGAAACAAAAATGA
- the rnfG gene encoding Electron transport complex subunit RnfG: protein MIGKAITKNSIMLGIFAVVVAASLAATELYTRDLREAAIRKVKSKALEEVVSPKLRDNVLLDSAITVDDQKYLKLKDPASIYVARKNGDITAFIIPTRAPDGYGGAINTIVGVNLNGDITGVRVITHKETPGLGDKVETKKSDWVYEFNGRSLTNPEADGWAVKKDRGIYDQFTGATITPRAVVGSVHNALLFYKANKSELLKKAQLSVDADQTPAES from the coding sequence ATGATCGGAAAAGCCATCACCAAAAACAGCATCATGCTGGGTATTTTCGCCGTTGTTGTCGCTGCATCACTGGCAGCTACCGAACTATATACCCGCGACCTTCGTGAGGCGGCGATCCGCAAAGTAAAATCTAAAGCGCTCGAAGAAGTTGTTAGCCCCAAGCTCCGTGACAATGTACTGCTGGATAGCGCGATCACCGTCGATGATCAAAAATATTTGAAGTTGAAAGATCCCGCATCCATTTATGTGGCACGTAAAAACGGTGACATCACCGCATTTATCATTCCGACCCGCGCCCCTGACGGCTACGGCGGTGCAATCAATACCATTGTTGGTGTTAACCTAAACGGCGACATTACTGGTGTTCGAGTGATCACTCACAAAGAAACCCCCGGGCTCGGTGACAAAGTAGAAACCAAAAAGTCGGATTGGGTTTACGAATTTAATGGCCGATCGTTAACAAACCCCGAGGCGGACGGATGGGCCGTGAAGAAAGATCGCGGCATTTACGACCAATTCACCGGTGCAACTATTACACCGCGTGCAGTGGTCGGCTCGGTTCACAATGCATTACTATTCTACAAAGCGAATAAATCCGAGCTGCTGAAAAAAGCTCAGCTCAGCGTTGATGCTGACCAAACACCGGCGGAATCCTGA
- the rnfE gene encoding Electron transport complex subunit RnfE yields the protein MATATYKEITQLGLWKNNPALVQLLGLCPLLAMSGSVVNSIGMGIATTFVLVTSNISVSLIRNIVSDAVRLPAFVMIIAAAVTAIQILMQAFAYSLYEVLGVFLPLITTNCVILGRADAFACKNRVLPAAYDGLMMGLGFSIVMFLLGFFRELFGTGHVFADMQLLFGPMAENWMMTPFPNYPQFLYIVLPPGAFIFTGFMIALKNMIDDHYKKLELAAKADAPKEDRRVRVTGNVS from the coding sequence ATGGCAACAGCAACTTATAAAGAGATCACACAGCTGGGCTTGTGGAAGAACAACCCCGCGCTCGTTCAACTATTGGGATTATGTCCACTGCTGGCAATGTCAGGTTCAGTGGTGAACTCAATCGGCATGGGCATTGCTACGACCTTTGTTTTAGTGACATCGAACATTTCGGTTTCCCTTATCCGTAACATTGTGTCCGACGCTGTGCGACTGCCCGCCTTTGTTATGATCATTGCTGCTGCCGTAACCGCGATTCAGATCCTCATGCAGGCGTTTGCCTACTCACTGTATGAAGTGCTCGGGGTGTTCTTACCTCTGATCACCACGAACTGTGTCATTCTTGGCCGTGCTGATGCATTTGCCTGCAAGAATCGGGTACTACCCGCTGCGTACGACGGTTTGATGATGGGATTAGGTTTCAGTATTGTGATGTTTTTGCTGGGATTCTTCCGCGAATTATTCGGTACGGGCCATGTTTTTGCCGACATGCAGTTATTGTTCGGCCCTATGGCGGAAAACTGGATGATGACCCCCTTCCCAAACTACCCACAGTTTCTGTATATCGTATTGCCACCGGGTGCATTTATCTTTACCGGCTTTATGATCGCCTTGAAAAATATGATTGATGATCACTACAAGAAGCTTGAGTTGGCCGCCAAAGCCGATGCACCTAAGGAAGATCGTCGCGTTCGAGTAACGGGCAACGTCTCTTGA
- the nth gene encoding Endonuclease III, which yields MNKQKRAEIFARFKANNPTPETELNYSSTFELLIAVLLSAQATDVSVNKATDHLYKAANNPADMLTLGVDGVKEHIKTIGLYNAKAENVIKTCRALLDLHDGEVPDDRKALEALPGVGRKTANVVLNTAFGHPAMAVDTHIYRISNRINLAPGKTVLDVENKLMKVIPKEYLVDAHHWLILHGRYTCVARKPRCGSCIIEDLCEYKHKIET from the coding sequence ATGAATAAGCAGAAACGCGCTGAGATTTTCGCCCGCTTCAAGGCCAACAATCCAACACCCGAAACTGAGCTGAATTACAGCTCAACTTTCGAGCTACTGATTGCCGTTCTGCTATCTGCCCAGGCAACTGATGTCAGCGTTAACAAGGCAACAGACCACCTGTATAAAGCCGCTAATAACCCGGCAGATATGCTCACACTCGGCGTTGACGGTGTTAAAGAACACATCAAAACGATTGGCCTTTACAACGCCAAAGCCGAGAATGTCATCAAAACCTGTCGCGCCCTGCTGGATTTGCATGATGGAGAGGTTCCCGACGATCGCAAGGCACTAGAAGCGCTGCCCGGCGTAGGACGAAAAACCGCTAATGTGGTTCTTAATACCGCCTTTGGTCATCCAGCAATGGCAGTGGATACCCATATTTACCGTATCTCCAATCGTATCAACCTAGCGCCGGGAAAGACTGTGCTCGATGTTGAGAACAAGTTGATGAAGGTTATTCCCAAAGAATACCTCGTTGACGCGCACCATTGGCTCATTCTCCATGGCCGCTACACGTGTGTTGCACGAAAACCACGGTGTGGCTCCTGCATCATTGAAGACTTGTGCGAATACAAACACAAGATCGAGACCTGA